The Peptacetobacter hiranonis DNA window CATCCAATGTTTAGAGATGAAAAATATTTATTCTATATATATGTAGATAAGAGTGGAAGAATAGCTGCAACTACTGATATAGACAATCATCTAACTACAGACCACGAGTACAATTTAGGAGATACTGTAACTGGTATAGTGTACGGATTCCAGACTAATGGAACTGCTATGCTTTGTGTAGACAACAAATACGCTGCAGTTATACTAAATAACGAATACTTCACAGATTTAGATGTCGGACAGGTTATGGAAAACCTAAAAGTTATAAAAATATACGATGACGGAAAACTAGGACTTACTCCAAGAGCGGACAGAAAATCTGAAATGGATTCAGTTGAATACAAGATATTAAGCTATCTTGAAGGAAATGACGGATATATGAGATTTAACGATAAATCTGATCCAAAAGATATAAAAATATTATTCAATTCAAGTAAAAAGAATTTCAAAAGAGCTTTAGGTGTACTTATGAGAAAAAGTATAGTATACCAGGACGAAAACGGAACATATTTAAAATAATATAATCTTTAAGATAAAATTACATAATATCACAGATGATAAAAGGCATATACCAATTTTAGTAGTATATGCCTTTTTTATTACTTTTAATAGAAATCTACATGATATTTATCCAAGATTCCCTCTTTATATTCAATTTTTGCATTAAACACCTTTTTAGTGGCTACCCACTCTAAAAATACTCTATCTCCATCCCACATATTTAAGTCCATAACCTTGTCGTTATCAACCCAAAGAAGTCTACCCTCTGGACAATCATCTAATCTATCCTCAGGAACCTCTCCTTCAAAATCTCTACAACTAAATATAAACATATACCAGTTGTCGTCATTTGCAAATTTAGGGAAAGAAATAAGTCCATGATATCTAAGTGAATTTACAGTTAATCCAGTTTCTTCTTTAATCTCTCTTATTATACATTCTTCTGGAGTTTCTCCAAATTCAAATTTTCCACCAATCCCAACATACTTACCTTCATGTACGTCATTTTTCTTTTTATTTCTATAAAGCATAAGCGTTTTGCCACCTTTTTCAATATAGCAAATAGTTGTAAGTACTGTCTTATTCATATTACTCAACTCCTTTGTAGAAGTGAGCAGTTGTGTAATTTCTGTTTTTATTTAACACTTTTTTTGCAGTGTTGCTTAATTCAAAGTCGTTTTCTGTTGTTTCTATATATGCTTTAGCTATTTCTCTAACTTCTTCTGGTGTTTCTAGTGAGAAGTCTAATCTAAAGAAGTCCACACCAGTTTCTGCAACATCTTCAA harbors:
- a CDS encoding CvfB family protein; translated protein: MIKTLGVKNLVKIGELNNLEVKRKADFGYFLDGQTGNSTDDVLLHNKFIEDGTEIEVGKEVEVFIFKDSKGRFAATTKKPLACVGDIAYLKVVDNTDIGTFIDVGLPKDVLVPFREKTHPMFRDEKYLFYIYVDKSGRIAATTDIDNHLTTDHEYNLGDTVTGIVYGFQTNGTAMLCVDNKYAAVILNNEYFTDLDVGQVMENLKVIKIYDDGKLGLTPRADRKSEMDSVEYKILSYLEGNDGYMRFNDKSDPKDIKILFNSSKKNFKRALGVLMRKSIVYQDENGTYLK
- a CDS encoding NUDIX hydrolase gives rise to the protein MNKTVLTTICYIEKGGKTLMLYRNKKKNDVHEGKYVGIGGKFEFGETPEECIIREIKEETGLTVNSLRYHGLISFPKFANDDNWYMFIFSCRDFEGEVPEDRLDDCPEGRLLWVDNDKVMDLNMWDGDRVFLEWVATKKVFNAKIEYKEGILDKYHVDFY